In Equus asinus isolate D_3611 breed Donkey chromosome 13, EquAss-T2T_v2, whole genome shotgun sequence, one DNA window encodes the following:
- the GPATCH8 gene encoding G patch domain-containing protein 8 isoform X4 has translation MGMGRMEMELDYAEDATERRRVLEVEKEDTEELRQKYKDYVDKEKAIAKALEDLRANFYCELCDKQYQKHQEFDNHINSYDHAHKQRLKDLKQREFARNVSSRSRKDEKKQEKALRRLHELAEQRKQAECAPGSGPMFRPTTVAVDEEGGDDDKDESATNSGTSATATCGLGSDFSTDKGGPFTAIQITNTTGLAQAPGLASQGISFGIKNNLGTPLQKLGVSFSFAKKAPVKLESIASVFKDHAEEGTSEDGTKADEKGSDQGLQKVGDSDGSSNLDGKKEDEDPQDGGSLASTLSKLKRMKREEGAGATEPEYYHYIPPAHCKVKPHFPFLLFMRASEQMEGDNSTHPKSALESKKSISPKPKGCIKVAASQGAEKTVSEVSEQQTETSVAEPSEPGSKGETKKPSRDVSEQSLESQSASEVQMCESNSSKETSQATPAGKESHEGPKHPTGPFFPVLSKDESTALQWPSELLIFTKAEPSISYSCNPLYFDFKLSRNKDARAKGTEKPKDIGGSSKDHLQDLDPGEPNKSKEGEENVEHSSGGRTDAPASGSACSSLNKQEPGGSHGSETEDTGRSLPSKKERSGKSHRHKKKKKHKKSSKHKRKHKVDPEEKSSKAESGEKSKKRKKRKRKKNKVSAPADSERGPKPEPPGSGSPAPPRRRRRAQEDSQRRSLPAEEGSSGKKDEGGGGGSSQDHSGRKHKGEPPASSCQRRASTKRSSRSSHRSRPSSGDEDSDDASSRRLHQKSPSQYSEEDEEEDSGSEHSRSRSRSGRHHSSHRSSRRSYSSSSDASSDQSCYSRQRSYSDDSYSDYSDRSRRHSKRSHDSDDSDYASSKHRSKRHKYSSSDDDYSLSCSQSRSRSRSHTRERSRSRGHSRSSSCSRSRSKRRSRSTTAHSWQRSRSYSRDRSRSTRSPSQRSGSRKGSWGHESPEERRSGRRDFIRSKIYRSQSPQYFRSGRGEGPGKKEDGRGDDGKGTGPPSQNSNSGAGRGSEGDCSPEDKNSVTARLLLEKIQSRKVERKPSVSEEVLATPNKAGLKLKDPPQGYFGPKLPPSLGSKPVLPLIGKLPATRKPNTKKCEESGLERGEEQEQSETEEGPPGNSDAPFGHQFPSEETAGLLSDLPQEEPKSEEATADHPVAPLSTPVHSDCYPGDPTISHNYLPDPSDGDTLESLDSGSQPGPVESSLLPIAPDLEHFPSYAPPSGEPSIESADGAEDASLAPLESQPITFTPEEMEKYSKLQQAAQQHIQQQLLAKQVKAFPASAALAPATPALQPIHIQQPATASATSITTVQHAILQHHAAAAAAAIGIHPHPHPQPLAQVHHIPQPHLTPISLSHLTHSIIPGHPATFLASHPIHIIPASAIHPGPFTFHPVPHAALYPTLLAPRPAAAAATALHLHPLLHPIFSGQDLQHPPSHGT, from the exons CGATTGAAAGATCTCAAGCAGAGAGAGTTTGCTCgaaatgtctcttcaagatcTCGCAAGgatgagaagaaacaggaaaaagccCTTCGACGGCTCCATGAATTGGCAGAGCAAAGAAAACAAGCCGAATG TGCACCTGGAAGTGGTCCCATGTTCAGACCAACCACAGTGGCTGTAGATGAAGAAGGTGGAGATGATGATAAAGATGAATCAGCTACAAACAGTGGCACAAGTGCCACTGCCACTTGTGGCCTGGGATCTGACTTCTCCACAGATAAAGGAGGCCCTTTCACTGCAATACAAATCACTAATACCACTGGACTGGCACAGGCTCCTGGGTTAGCCTCCCAAGGCATCAGCTTTGGCATTAAGAATAATCTGGGGACCCCATTACAAAAATTGGGAGTGTCGTTTTCCTTTGCCAAGAAGGCTCCTGTCAAACTAGAATCAATAGCATCAGTTTTCAAGGACCATGCAGAGGAAGGGACCTCTGAAGATGGAACAAAAGCTGATGAGAAGGGTTCTGACCAAGGACTGCAGAAGGTGGGAGACTCTGATGGTAGCAGTAATCTTGATGGTAAAAAAGAGGATGAAGACCCCCAGGATGGAGGGTCCCTTGCCTCAACCTTATCtaagttaaaaagaatgaagcgAGAAGAAGGAGCTGGGGCTACGGAGCCAGAGTATTATCACTACATCCCCCCAGCACACTGCAAAGTAAAACCTCATTTTCCCTTCCTACTGTTTATGAGAGCCAGTGAACAGATGGAAGGTGACAATAGTACACACCCAAAGAGTGCCCTGGAGAGCAAAAAGAGCATTTCACCCAAGCCTAAAGGCTGCATCAAGGTGGCAGCAAGCCAAGGAGCAGAAAAGACAGTTAGTGAAGTCTCCGAGCAGCAGACAGAAACCAGTGTGGCTGAGCCCTCAGAGCCTGGAAGCAAAGGTGAGACAAAGAAGCCCTCAAGAGATGTAAGTGAGCAGAGTTTAGAGAGTCAGAGTGCTTCAGAGGTCCAAATGTGTGAGTCTAACTCTTCTAAAGAAACTTCTCAGGCCACCCCAGCAGGGAAAGAAAGCCATGAGGGACCCAAACATCCTACTGGTCCCTTCTTTCCAGTTTTGAGCAAAGATGAAAGCACTGCCCTCCAGTGGCCATCAGAACTATTAATTTTCACCAAGGCAGAACCCTCCATTTCGTACAGTTGTAACCCTTTATACTTTGACTTTAAACTTTCAAGAAACAAAGATGCCAGAGCTAAAGGGACAGAAAAACCAAAGGACATAGGAGGCTCCTCAAAGGACCATCTCCAAGACCTTGATCCAGGCGAGCCAAATAAAAGCAAGGAGGGGGAAGAGAATGTAGAACATTCCTCAGGAGGCAGAACAGATGCCCCTGCTTCAGGGTCTGCCTGTAGCAGCCTGAATAAGCAGGAGCCTGGAGGCAGCCATGGGTCAGAGacagaagacacagggagaagcctTCCTAGCAAGAAAGAACGATCTGGAAAGTCCCACcgacacaaaaagaaaaagaaacacaaaaaatccAGCAAACACAAACGGAAACACAAGGTTGACCCAGAAGAGAAAAGCTCTAAGGCAGAGTCTGGGGAGAAGTCTAAGAAGCGCAAGAAACGAAAACGAAAGAAGAATAAGGTATCAGCCCCGGCAGATTCTGAACGGGGACCCAAACCAGAACCCCCTGGGAGTGGTAGCCCTGCACCACCAAGAAGACGGCGGCGAGCTCAAGAAGACTCCCAGCGGAGATCCCTCCCGGCTGAAGAAGGGAGCAGTGGCAAGAAGGATGAAGGTGGaggtggtggcagctcacaggaTCACAGCGGGAGAAAACACAAAGGTGAGCCTCCAGCTTCATCCTGCCAGCGAAGAGCTAGCACCAAACGGAGCAGCCGGTCCAGCCATCGCAGTCGACCCAGTAGTGGAGATGAGGATAGTGATGATGCTTCATCACGCCGGCTGCACCAGAAGTCTCCATCCCAGTACagtgaggaggatgaggaggaagacTCAGGCAGTGAGCATTCCCGTAGCCGTTCACGGTCTGGCCGGCACCATTCTTCACACCGTTCCTCCCGGCGTTCTTACTCAAGTAGCTCAGATGCTTCTTCAGACCAGAGCTGCTATAGTAGACAACGCAGTTACTCTGATGATAGCTATAGTGACTATAGTGACCGATCACGAAGGCACTCCAAGCGCTCCCATGACTCTGATGACTCAGACTATGCCAGCTCCAAGCACCGGTCCAAACGGCACAAATATTCATCTTCTGATGATGACTATAGCCTCAGCTGCAGCCAGTCCCGAAGCCGGTCTCGGAGTCATACTAGGGAGCGCTCAAGATCCCGGGGCCACAGTCGCAGCAGCAGTTGTAGTCGCAGCCGAAGCAAACGGAGAAGCCGCAGCACCACGGCCCACAGCTGGCAGCGGAGCCGGAGCTATAGCCGAGACCGCAGCCGAAGCACCAGGAGCCCTTCCCAGAGATCAGGCTCCAGGAAGGGATCATGGGGTCATGAGAGCCCTGAGGAGAGGCGTTCTGGTCGTCGAGACTTCATTCGCTCTAAAATCTACCGCTCCCAGTCTCCCCAGTATTTCCGATCAGGCCGGGGAGAAGGTCCTGGGAAGAAAGAAGATGGCAGAGGAGATGATGGTAAAGGGACAGGCCCACCCTCCCAGAACAGCAACAGTGGTGCAGGAAGGGGGTCAGAAGGTGACTGCAGCCCTGAAGACAAGAACTCTGTCACTGCCAGACTGCTACTGGAGAAGATTCAGTCAAGGAAAGTGGAGAGGAAACCGAGTGTGAGTGAGGAGGTGCTGGCCACCCCTAATAAAGCCGGGCTTAAGCTCAAAGACCCACCTCAAGGTTACTTTGGGCCCAAGCTCCCCCCTTCTCTTGGCAGTAAGCCTGTCCTTCCACTGATAGGGAAGCTCCCAGCTACCCGAAAGCCCAACACCAAGAAATGTGAAGAGTCTGGCTTAGAAAGGGGGGAAGAGCAAGAACAGTCAGAGACAGAAGAAGGGCCTCCAGGGAATAGTGATGCCCCATTTGGACATCAGTTCCCCTCAGAGGAAACAGCTGGCCTCTTATCGGACCTACCCCAAGAAGAGCCAAAGTCTGAAGAAGCGACTGCTGATCACCCTGTGGCTCCACTAAGCACCCCAGTGCACTCTGACTGCTATCCTGGGGACCCAACCATCTCCCATAACTACCTCCCTGACCCCAGCGATGGGGACACCCTAGAGTCCTTGGATAGTGGCAGTCAGCCAGGCCCCGTGGAATCCAGCTTGCTGCCTATAGCACCAGACCTTGAGCACTTCCCCAGTTACGCACCTCCCAGTGGGGAGCCTAGTATTGAGTCAGCTGATGGGGCTGAGGATGCTTCCCTGGCCCCACTAGAGAGCCAGCCCATCACCTTCACCCCCGAGGAGATGGAGAAGTACAGCAAGCTCCAGCAGGCTGCGCAGCAACACATCCAGCAGCAGCTTCTGGCCAAGCAAGTGAAGGCCTTTCCAGCCTCtgctgccctggccccagccacTCCAGCCTTGCAGCCCATCCACATTCAGCAGCCGGCCACAGCCTCTGCCACTTCCATCACAACTGTTCAGCATGCCATCCTACAACATCATgctgcagcagctgctgctgccattggcattcacccccacccccacccccagccacttGCCCAAGTACATCATATTCCCCAGCCCCACCTGACCCCCATTTCTTTGTCCCACCTCACTCACTCAATCATCCCTGGACACCCTGCCACCTTTCTCGCTAGCCATCCCATCCACATCATTCCTGCCTCAGCCATCCATCCTGGGCCCTTCACCTTTCACCCTGTCCCACATGCTGCCCTCTACCCTACCCTGCTTGCCCCACG